A window of the Clostridium sp. 'White wine YQ' genome harbors these coding sequences:
- the glmS gene encoding glutamine--fructose-6-phosphate transaminase (isomerizing), whose product MCGIVGYLGPKKATPILIEGLGKLEYRGYDSSGIAVLENDDIKVEKCRGRLSNLKERVASSDFTSSIGIGHTRWATHGEPSDVNSHPHCNEDGSIAVVHNGIIENYIVLREMLMAKGYKFVSETDTEVIPHLVDYYFEGNLEDAVMKATKKMEGSYALGVISEKDPGKIVAVRKDSPLVIGVGENESFIASDIPAVLGQTRDVYLLEDKEFVVMTKDGITIYDENKNKVDKQIFHVTWDIDAAEKGGYEHFMLKEIYEQPKAIKDTLTSRIVKGEKIKIDGIHLTKEQIEGFDKVYIIACGTAYHSGVVGKYVIERLAKIPVEIDYASEFRYRNPLITDKTLMICISQSGETADTLAALRLAKDKGARIIAITNVVGSSISREADDVFYTWAGPEIAVASTKAYITMLIALYIIALYMAEVKNTIRETEINKIKDGLLDLSEGVAEILSDIEKIKTFVDKVYKEKDVYYLGRGLDYAVALEGSLKLKEISYIHSEAYPGGELKHGTIALIEEGITVIALATQEDIFDKMVSNIREVKTRGANVLGIAMEGHPDIEKTVDETVYIPRVMPILAPVYSVVPLQILAYYTAVRKGCDVDKPRNLAKSVTVE is encoded by the coding sequence AGGAAAGAGTTGCAAGTAGTGACTTTACAAGCAGTATAGGAATAGGTCATACAAGATGGGCAACTCATGGAGAACCTTCAGATGTAAACTCACATCCTCATTGCAATGAAGATGGAAGCATAGCAGTAGTTCACAATGGAATAATTGAGAACTATATAGTTTTAAGAGAGATGCTAATGGCTAAAGGATATAAATTTGTATCAGAGACAGATACAGAAGTTATACCTCATTTAGTAGATTACTATTTTGAAGGAAATCTTGAAGATGCTGTTATGAAAGCAACAAAGAAAATGGAAGGTAGTTATGCATTAGGCGTAATATCAGAAAAAGATCCAGGTAAAATTGTTGCTGTAAGAAAAGACAGTCCACTTGTTATAGGTGTTGGAGAAAATGAAAGCTTCATAGCTTCAGATATTCCTGCTGTATTAGGTCAAACAAGAGACGTTTATTTATTAGAAGATAAAGAATTTGTTGTTATGACTAAGGATGGAATAACAATTTATGATGAAAATAAAAACAAGGTTGATAAACAAATTTTCCATGTAACATGGGATATAGATGCTGCTGAAAAAGGCGGATATGAGCACTTCATGTTAAAGGAAATATATGAACAACCAAAAGCTATAAAAGATACTTTAACTTCAAGAATAGTTAAAGGTGAAAAGATTAAAATTGATGGTATTCACTTAACTAAAGAGCAAATCGAAGGATTTGACAAGGTTTATATAATTGCATGTGGTACAGCATATCACTCAGGTGTTGTTGGAAAATATGTAATCGAAAGATTAGCGAAGATACCAGTAGAAATAGATTATGCATCTGAATTCAGATACAGAAATCCACTTATAACTGATAAAACATTAATGATCTGTATAAGCCAATCAGGAGAAACAGCTGATACTTTAGCAGCATTAAGATTAGCTAAGGATAAGGGAGCTAGAATAATAGCTATAACTAATGTTGTAGGTAGCTCAATTTCAAGAGAAGCTGATGATGTATTCTACACATGGGCTGGTCCAGAAATCGCAGTTGCATCAACAAAAGCATATATAACTATGTTAATAGCATTATATATAATAGCTTTATATATGGCAGAAGTTAAGAATACTATAAGAGAAACTGAAATTAACAAAATAAAAGACGGATTACTAGATCTTTCAGAAGGTGTTGCTGAAATATTAAGCGATATCGAAAAGATAAAAACATTCGTTGATAAAGTATATAAAGAAAAAGATGTTTACTATTTAGGAAGAGGTCTAGACTATGCAGTAGCATTAGAAGGATCATTAAAACTAAAAGAAATATCATATATCCACTCAGAAGCTTATCCAGGTGGAGAGTTAAAGCACGGAACTATAGCCTTAATTGAAGAAGGAATCACAGTTATAGCTCTTGCAACTCAAGAAGATATATTTGATAAGATGGTAAGTAATATAAGAGAAGTTAAAACTAGAGGAGCAAATGTATTAGGAATAGCAATGGAAGGACATCCAGACATTGAGAAAACTGTAGATGAAACAGTTTATATCCCAAGAGTTATGCCAATACTTGCACCAGTATACTCAGTAGTTCCACTTCAAATATTAGCTTACTATACTGCAGTAAGAAAAGGCTGCGATGTTGATAAGCCAAGAAACTTAGCAAAATCAGTAACAGTTGAATAA